A single region of the Lycium barbarum isolate Lr01 chromosome 2, ASM1917538v2, whole genome shotgun sequence genome encodes:
- the LOC132626913 gene encoding uncharacterized protein LOC132626913, with the protein MFRISSNNGEQKYLFAFTFQLFYSTAPASSRANVLVDFMVNSLGFSTEEAISTSSKVSCSRLRNYEPHLLLDVFDQMGTNKLQIKTLISSSPKLLICRVDKNLQPKIKVLQQLGLSGSDLVTLIKKNFEIPENWMKVFSLSYFGATRAVMIVSCWKLI; encoded by the exons ATGTTCAGAATTAGTAGTAATAATGGCGAACAAAAGTATCTCTTTGCTTTCACATTTCAGCTCTTTTACTCCACAGCTCCAGCTAGTTCCCGTGCCAATGTCTTGGTGGACTTTATGGTGAACTCACTTGGCTTCTCAACAGAAGAAGCCATTTCTACCAGCTCCAAGGTATCTTGTTCAAGACTCAGAAACTATGAGCCCCATTTGTTACTTGATGTCTTTGACCAAATGGGTACTAACAAATTACAGATCAAAACCCTCATTTCTTCTTCCCCTAAATTGTTGATTTGTCGTGTTGACAAAAACCTTCAACCCAAAATTAAGGTTTTACAACAACTTGGCTTATCTGGCTCTGACCTTGTTACATTAATCAAGAAAAATTTCGAAATACCAG AGAACTGGATGAAGGTCTTTAGTTTGTCTTATTTTGGCGCAACTAGAGCTGTAATGATTGTCTCATGTTGGAAACTCATATAG